The segment TCCCGCGCCCCGCGCTCGTACAGAACCACAGGGAGACCCCGTGCCCGGATTCGTCGAAAAGCCCGAGCCGGTGCAGGTGCCCGGCCTCGTCCACCTCCACACCGGCAAGGTCCGCGACCTCTACCGCGACGAGGACGGCAACCTCGTCATGGTCGCCAGCGACCGCATCTCCGCCGCCGACTGGGTGCTGCCCACCGAGATCCCGGAGAAGGGCCGCATCCTGACGCAGCTCTCCCTCTGGTGGTTCGAGCAGCTCGTGGACCTGGTCCCGAACCACGTCATCAGCACCGACCTGCCCGCCGGCGCCCCCGCCGACTGGGAGGGCCGCACGCTGGTCTGCAAGAGCCTCGACATGGTGCCCGTCGAGTGCGTGGCCCGCGGCTACCTCACCGGCTCCGGCCTCAAGGAGTACGTCCAGACCCGCACGGTCTGCGGCCTCGCCCTCCCCGAGGGCCTGGTGGACGGCTCCGAGCTGCCCGCCCCGATCTTCACCCCGGCCGCCAAGGCCGAGGTCGGCGACCACGACGAGAACGTCTCCTACGAGGAGGTTGCCCGCACCACCGGCGCCGAGACGGCGGCGCTGCTGCGCCAGACCACCCTCGCCGTGTACGGGCGGGCCCGCGACATCGCCCGCGAGCGCGGCATCATCCTCGCGGACACCAAGTTCGAGTTCGGCTTCGACAAGGACGGCACGCTCGTCGCCGCCGACGAGGTCCTCACCCCGGACTCGTCCCGCTTCTGGCCCGCCGACCAGTGGCAGCCGGGCCGCACGCAGCCCTCGTTCGACAAGCAGTACGTCCGCGACTGGCTGGCCTCCCCGGCCTCCGGCTGGGACTCCAAGGGCGAACTCCCGCCGCCGGTCCTCCCGCAGGGGGTCGTGGCGCAGACCCGCGCCAAGTACGTCGAGGCCTACGAGCGCCTGACCGGCCAGACCTGGAGCTGATACGCCGAAGGCCCCGATCAACCGATCGGGGCCTTCGTTCGCTGAGCGGACAACGCGACTCGAACGCGCGACATCCACCTTGGCAAGGTGGTGCTCTACCAACTGAGCTATGTCCGCCTGTGCGCCGTAGCGCGAGACCTACTATACCCAACCCCGGGACCGGGCGAGACGCACCGCCGTGTGACGGTTCCCGGCGCCCAGCTTCGTGGCCGCCGAGGACAGGTAGTTCCGCACGGTCCCCGGCGACAGGCGGGCCCGCTCCGCGATCTCCGCGACGGGCGCCCCGTCCGCGGCGAGTTCCAGCACCTCGGCCTCGCGGGCCGTCAGCGGGGAGTCACCCGCGCTGATCGCGTCGGCCGCCAACCCCGGGTCCACGTAACGGCCTCCGGCGTGCACGGTACGGATCAGCTCCGCCAGCCGCTGCGCCGAGACCGTCTTCGGGGCGAAGGCCCGCACCCCCGCCGCGAGGGCCCGCTTCAGGTGCCCGGGACGGCCGTGACTGGTCACGATCATGACCTTGCAGTCGGGCAGTTCGGCCCGCAGTGCCGTGGCGACGCTCACACCGTCCGCCCCCGGCATCTGGAGGTCCAGCACCGCCACGTCGGGCCGGTGGGCCCGCGCCATGGCCAGCGCCTCCGGCCCGGAGGCCGCCTCGGCGACGACCGCCAGATCGTCCTCCAGACCCAGCAGGGCGGCCAGCGCGCCCCGGATCAGGTGCTCGTCATCCGCCAGCAGTACCCGTACGGGGCTCACGCCCGCACCTCCACTCGTCGTGCGTCCAGGGGTATCTCGGCACGCAGCCGGAACCGGCCGCCGCCGGCCGGCCCCGCGTGCAGGGTCCCGCCGACGGCCGCGAGCCGCTCCCGCAGCCCCGCGAGCCCGGATCCGGGCGGTCCGGCGGGCGCCTCGGGCACCCCGTCGTTCTCCACCAGCAGGGTCAGGGTGCCCGCGCCCTCCCGGTTCGTCAGCCGGATCAGGCAGCTGCGGGCGTCCCCGTGCCGCAGTACGTTCGTGGTCGCCTCCCGGACCACCCAGCCGAGCGCCGACTGCACTTCGGCCGGCAGTTCCCGCCCGGCCGTCGCGAACTCGACCCGGCAGTCCATCCCGGCCGCGCTGAGTACCCCGCGGGCGCCCTCCAGTTCCACCGCGAGGTCCGCCTCCCGGTAGCCGCGCACGACGTCGCGCACCTCCATCTGCGACTCGCGCGCGATCCGCTGCACCTCGATCATCTGGTCCACGGCCTCGGGGCGTTCGCGCCGGGCCAGCTGCACCGCCAGCTCGCTCTTGAGGGCGATGACCGCCAGGTTGCGGCCCATCACGTCGTGCAGGTCCCGCCCGAACCGCAGCCGCTCCTCCGCGACGGCGAGCCGGGCCTGGAGCTCCCGGGCGTGGTCGAGCTCGTAGACGGTGCGCAGCAGCCAGCCGGAGAACCCGCAGGTGAAGGCGAGGAAGGCAGAGGCCAGCAGGACGCTGACGAAGTACCCGACGACCTCGTTCGACGGCAGGCCCAGCGCGGCGGCGGCCACAGCGGTCCCGGCCGCGGCGGCCGGGGGCACGTACCTCATGTGCCGGACCTTCTGCAGGGTCATCACGAACGATCCGCAGCCGAAGCAGCTCACCCCGACCACCATGCCGGGCGCCGCGGTCGCGTCGAGCCCGGCGAACCGGCGCAGACAGATGAGGAGGAGCACGGCGGCGGAGGTGAGCACCATGGTCACCACCGCGAGCCGCACGGGCCGTTCGCGCCGGCCGCTCACCCCGTCCAGGGCCCTGGAGGAAAGGAACCCGACGAGGACGGAGTGCGCGCAGACCACCAGGAAGGCCGCGGTGGGGACGGCCGGGGAGTGCGGGGAGAGCTTCCCCTGGACCGTGAAGGCCATCGACCCGAACGAGAAGATCTCCACGAGCACGAAGAAGTGGAACGACCAGCGCGTGTACACCTCGACCTTGCCCGCACTGCTGCGGTTCTTCCACCACCCGGTCAGCTTCGACACGACCCGTCCCCCCGGCCCTTCCCTCGTCCAACGGCGCGGTTCCCACCGGAACCACCGCTGGACAGCATGCTCCAAGGCTCCCGGCGGGCCGGGCGGGGGAGCAGTGCGCGTTGTCATCACCCCCGATGACATTTGTCATGGGGGGTGAGCCGTGCCACAAAGGCGCAACGGCACGACACAACGACAGAGGCCCCGATCGAAGATCGGGGCCTCTGTCATCTGAGCGGACGACGCGACTCGAACGCGCGACATCCACCTTGGCAAGGTGGTGCTCTACCAACTGAGCTACGTCCGCATACCCAGCTACGACCCGAGAGCCGTTGGCTGTGTGCCTCACTCTACCTGATCCACGACCGTGGTCGGTAAAGCGATGCAGAGCGGGTGACAGGGATTGCACACTGCGCCTCCCCCCTGGAAGGGGGGTGTTCTGCTACTGAACTACACCCGCACGACTTCGGTTCCCGGCCTTCCGGCCTGGCCCCTCGGCGTGATCCACACATTAGCCGATCGGAGGGGGTGCATGGCAAATCCGGGGTCAGTGGGCGTCGTTGTAGGCCGCGTAGACCGCCTTCGGGATGCGCCCGCGCGGAGGCACGTCGTGCCCGTTGGAGCGGGCCCAGGCCCGGACGACCGCCGGGTCCGGGGCGACGGCCGTGTGCTTGAAGGCCTTGCCCGAGCGGGACTGGCGGCGGCCGGCGGCCACGAAGGGCGCCAGGCTCTTCCGCAGTTTCTTTGCGTTCGCCACATTGAGGTCGATCTCGTAGGACTTACCGTCCAGGGCGAACGTGACCGTTTCCGACGCTTCCCCGCCGTCGAGGTCGTCGGAGATCGTGACTACTACGCGCTGCGCCACGGATATCGGTCCCTTCGTGCGCCTCGCCGCGCGCGCTGACGTGCGGTGATGTCGCCTGTGTGGATGTTTCGGTGGAATACGTCAAACCGTCGGAATCCCGGCTGATTCCTTTGTACCGCGAATCCCATTGAATTGCGAAGCCCAGTTAATTCCCCCCGCGTGTCCCGCCGCAATGCCGGGCGAGTGGTTTTCCGGTGGATTTTGCGAAGCGTTGGTGAAGCCGAAACCGCGGGCCCCTCGCCCCCGCCCGATATCTACCCGCGTAGAAATTTTGGCCGGGTACGCTGAGGGAACCGCCTTGCACCAACCACCTCATCGGGAGTGCCAGTGGCACGCGTCGTAGTCGACGTCATGCTCAAGCCGGAGATCCTCGACCCCCAGGGCCAGGCGGTGCAGCGTGCACTGCCGCGCCTGGGCTTCGAGGGGATCGCCGACGTCCGCCAGGGGAAGCGCTTCGAACTGGAAGTGGAGGGAGAGGTCGACCAGGCCGCCCTCGACCGCATCCACAAGATGGCCGAAACGTTCCTCGCCAACACCGTCATCGAAGACTTCACCGTGAAGGTCGAGGCCTGACGGTGACCACTCGCATCGGTGTCGTCACGTTCCCCGGAACGCTCGACGACCGTGACTCGCTGCGCGCCGTCCGCCTCGCGGGGGCCGAGCCGGTCTCGCTGTGGCACCGCGACAAGGACCTGCACCAGGTCGACGCGGTCGTCCTCGCGGGCGGCTTCTCCTACGGGGACTACCTGCGCGCCGGGGCCATCTCCCGCTTCTCGCCGGTGATGGAGACCATCACCGAGCAGGCCAGGGCCGGCATGCCGGTCCTCGGCATCTGCAACGGCTTCCAGGTCCTCACCGAGGCCCACCTGCTGCCGGGGGCGATGCTCCGCAACAACCACCTCCACTTCATCTGCCGCGACCAGAAGCTGCGCGTGGAGAACGCGCAGACCGCCTGGACCGGCGACTACGAGCAGGGCCAGGAGATCTCGGTCCCGCTCAAGAACATGGACGGCCGGTACGTCGCCGACGAGCGCACGCTCGACGAACTGGAGGCCGAAGGCCGAGTGGCCTTCCGGTACGTGGACATGAACCCGAACGGCTCGCTGCGCGACATCGCCGGGATCACCAACGCCGAGGGCAACGTCGTCGGCCTGATGCCGCACCCCGAGCACGCGGTCGAGCCGCTGATCGGGACCGGCCGCACCGACGGCCTCCCGTTCTTCACGTCGGTCCTGAAGAAGCTGGTCAGCGCATGAGCCTCGACACCGTAAAGAACGCCACCGAGACCCCGGACGCCTCCCAGCCCTGGAAGGAACTCGGCCTCAAGGAGGACGAGTACGCCCGGATCCGCGAGATCCTCGGCCGCCGTCCCACCGGCGCCGAGCTCGCCATGTACTCCGTCATGTGGTCCGAGCACTGCTCGTACAAGAGCAGCAAGGTCCACCTGAAGCAGTTCGGCGAGAAGGCCCCCGAGAACGACGCCATGCTCGTCGGCATCGGCGAGAACGCCGGCGTCGTCGACGTCGGCCAGGGCTACGCGGTCACCTTCAAGGTCGAGTCGCACAACCACCCGTCGTACATCGAGCCCTACCAGGGCGCGGCCACCGGCGTCGGCGGCATCGTCCGCGACATCCTCGCCATGGGCGCCCGCCCGGTCGCCGTCGTGGACCCGCTGCGCTTCGGCGCCGCCGACCACCCCGACACCAAGCGCGTCCTGCCGGGCGTCGTCGCGGGCATCGGCGGCTACGGCAACTGTCTGGGCCTGCCCAACATCGGCGGCGAGGTCGTCTTCGACGCCTGCTACCAGGGCAACCCGCTGGTCAACGCCGGCTGCATCGGCGTGATGAAGCACGAGGACATCCACCTCGCCAAGGCCTCCGGCCCCGGCAACAAGGTCATCCTCTACGGCGCCCGCACGGGCGGCGACGGCATCGGCGGCGTGTCCGTGCTGGCCTCGGAGACCTTCGACGACAGCAAGCCCACCAAGCGCCCCGCGGTCCAGGTCGGCGACCCCTTCCAGGAGAAGCTCCTCATCGAGTGCACCCTGGAGATCTTCAAGGAGAAGCTGGTCGCGGGCATCCAGGACCTCGGCGGCGCCGGGCTCTCCTGCGCCACCTCCGAGCTGGCCTCGGCCGGTTCCGGCGGCATGCGGGTCGAGCTGGACACCGTCCCGCTGCGCGACGCGACGCTCTCGCCCGAGGAGATCCTCATGAGCGAGTCGCAGGAGCGCATGTGCGCGATCGTCGAGCCGCAGCACGTCGCCCGCTTCATGGAGATCTGCGAGAAGTGGGACGTCATCGCCACCGTCATCGGTGAGGTGACCGACGGCGAGCGCCTGGAGATCTTCTGGCACGGCGAGCAGATCGTGGACGTGCCCCCGGGCACCGTCGCCCACGAGGGCCCGGTCTACCACCGCCCCTACGCCCGCCCCGAGTGGCAGGACGCCCTCCAGGCCGACGACGCGGGCCTGCTGCCCCGCCCGCAGACCTCCGAGGAGCTCCGCGCGCAGGTCCTGGCCCTGGTCTCCTCCCCGAACCAGGCCTCCAAGTCCTGGGTCACCGACCAGTACGACCGCTTCGTGCAGGGCAACACCGTCCTGGCGCAGCCCGAGGACGCGGGCATGGTCCGCATCGACGAGGAGTCCAACCTCGGCGTCGCCATGGCCACCGACGGCAACGGCCGCTACGCCAAGCTCGACCCGTACACGGGCGCGCAGCTGGCCCTGGCCGAGGCGTACCGCAACGTCGCCGCGACCGGCGCCAAGCCGCTGGCCATCTCCGACTGCCTGAACTTCGGCTCCCCCGAGGACCCGGGCGTCATGTGGCAGTTCGCCGAGGCCACCCGCGGCCTCGCGGACGGCTGCCTGGAGCTGGGCACCCCGGTGACCGGCGGCAACGTCTCCCTCTACAACCAGACGGGCGACGTCGCGATCCACCCGACGCCGGTCGTGGCGGTCCTCGGCGTCATCGACGACGTCAACCGCCGCACGCCGATGGCGTTCAAGGAGACCGGCCAGCTGCTGTACCTGCTGGGCGACACGGCCGAGGAGTTCGGCGGCTCGGCGTGGTCCCAGGTCGTCCACGACCACCTCGGCGGCCTGCCGCCCAAGGTGGACCTGGGCCGCGAGAAGCTCCTGGCCGACATCCTGATCTCGGCCTCGCGCGACGGCATGATCGACGCCGCGCACGACCTGTCCGACGGCGGCGTGATCCAGGCGCTCACCGAGTCCTGCCTCAAGGGCGGCAACGGTGCGCGGATCGTCGTCCCCGAGGGCCTGGACGCGTTCACCTTCCTGTTCTCCGAGTCCGCGGGCCGCGCCATCGTGTCGGTCCCGCGCAGCGAGGAGCTCCGCTTCACCGACATGTGCGGCGCGCGGGGCCTCCCCGCCACCCGCATCGGCGTGGTGGACGGCGAGGAGATCGAGGTCCAGGGCGAGTTCACCCTCCCCCTGGCGGAACTCCGCGAGGCCCACGAGGCCACGATCCCGGCCCTCCTGGCCTGATCCCGCCCCGGCGCCCGCCGCACCGAGCCCCCGTCCGGCCCGTCCGGACGGGGGCCCGGCCGTTCCCGGGACCGGTTGGCGGCGAGCCCGGCTCGACGAGGTGTTCAGGGCCTACGCCGCCGCGACGGCCGCACGCCGAGGCTGCACGGGGGCTGAGCCTCCCCCAGTAGGGTCGGGGCATGGCGCCCGGGAAGAAGAAGACGCGTACCTACGACCAAGCGAAGATCCGCGCGGCCGTCACCGCCCAGTTCGGGCATGTCGCCGCAGCCGTGCGGGACTTGGGGGCGGCGGAGCTCGCGCGGCCCAGCGGGGTCGGGGAGTGGAGCGTCGGGGACCTCGCCGGGCACATCGCCTGGATCGCGGACTCGCTGGCCGGGGGGCTGGCCCGGCCGCCGGCCGCCATCGCCGAGCTGAGCGCCGTCGAGTGGCCCTTCGCCACCGCCTCCCTCGCCGGGAAGATCTCCGAGGCCGCCCGGGAGACCCTGGCCGGCGCCCCGCTCGCCGAGCTGTTCGAGCGGGCGGGCGCGCGGATGGCCGAGGCCCTGGAGGCGAACCCCGGCAGCCGGGTGATGCACCTGTGGATCGGGGACATGACCCTCGCCGACTTCCTGGTCACCCGGACCGTGGAGCTCGTGGTGCACACCGACGACCTGAACCGGGCCACCGGCCTGGACATCCCCCTGGAGCGGCAGGCCCTGGCCGCCTGCACCCGGCTGCTCGCCGACGCCCTCGCCGTGAAGGCGCCCGGCGGGGCGGTGGAGGTGCGGATCCCGCCCTTCGCCGTGGTCCAGTGCGTCGAGGGCCCCCGGCACACCCGCGGCACCCCGCCCAACGTGGTCGAGACCGACCCGCTGACCTGGCTCCGGCTCGCCACCGGCCGGACCGGCTGGGCCGAGGCCCTGGAGGAGGCCCGGGTCAGCGCCGGCGGCGAGCGGGCCGACCTGTCCGGGCTGCTGCCGCTGATGAGCTGAGGTGGAACCGGAGGCAGCCCGGGCCCGTCCCAGCGGCATGCGCATCCTCAGGCACCCCGCCGGGCCCGCCGCCGCAGGGCTGGTCCTCGTCCTGGCGGCGCTGACCGGCTGCACGGCGGCCCCGCAGGGCGGGAGCGGCATCCCCGTGACCGGCCGGATCACCGCCACGGCCCCGGAACCGGCCGCCGCCGCCCCGCTGACCGTGACCGACTGGACCGTGACCGCCCTGTCCGGCGCCCCGGTCCCCGCCGGAGCGGCCGACCGGGCCCGGTTCACCCTGGCCCCCGACGGCACCGCCGGCGGCAGCCTCGGCTGCAACCGGTTCAGCGCCCCGGCCGCCGTCACGGGCAACACCGTCACCTTCGGCCCGGTCACCAGTACCCGCATGGCGTGCGAGGGCCCGCCCGGCGAGGTCGAGCGGACGCTCACCGGCCTGTTCGGCGCGGGCCCGCTCGCCTGGAAGATCCACGGGCGCACCCTCACCCTCACGGCCGCCGACGGCCGGACCCTGACCGCCGAGGCGGCCTCGGCCGCCGAGTGAGCGGGCTCAGGCCGGGTACGGGAGCAGCCCCGCGTCCGTCTTCTCCCAGGCCGCCCGCAGCTCCGCCAGGCGGCCCGGTTCCGCGGCGGCCCGGTCGGCCTGCTCGCGCACGTCCCCGGCCAGGTCGAACAGCTGGTCCCGGCCCGACCTGCCGCGGTAGTACTTCCAGTCGCCCCGGCGCAGCGCCCGCTCCCCGCGCACCCGCCAGAACAGGTCGCGCTCGGCGATCCCCTCGCCGCGCAGCAGGTACCCGGCCAGGCTCACCCCGTCCAGCGGGTACGCCGGGTCCGGGCGGGCCCCGGCGACCTCCAGCAGGGTCGCCGTCCAGTCGGGGCTGAACACCGGGACCCGGCTGACCTGGCCGCCGTCGATCCGGGCGGGCCAGCGCAGGATGTTCGGCACCCTGATCCCGCCCTCCTGGAGGGAGGCCTTGTTGCCGGAGAGCGGCCAGTTGTAGGAGAAGCGCTCGCCGCCGTTGTCGCTGGAGAAGACGACCAGGGTGTCCTCCTCCTGGCCCGAGCGCTTCAGCGCGTCCAGCACCTGGCCCACCGAGCGGTCCAGGTCCTCCACCATCTGCCGGTACTTCTCCACCGAGCCGCCGTCCTGGTGCCACAGCGCCCGGGCGTCGCCCGCCTTGATCCGCCGGACGATCCCGGCGCTCTCCGCGGTGTCCCCCTCGGCGATCCACGGCCAGTGCGGGGTGGTGAAGTTCAGGTTCAGCAGCCAGGGCTTGCCGTGGTGGTCGCGCGAGACGTACTCGCTCGCCCGCTCCGTGATGATCCTCGTGTAGTAGCGCAGGTCCTTGTACTCGGCGTCGCCCTCGTACAGGTCGTACTCGCCGCCCAGGCCCAGCTTGGAGTAGTACTCCAGCGCCCCGCCGAAGTTCCCGAAGAACTCCTCCCAGCCCGACCGGGTGGGGCTGTAGTCCGGCAGGTAGCCGCAGTGCCACTTGCCGATCAGCGCGGTGGCGTACCCGCCGGCGCGCAGCAGCGAGGCGAGGGTGGGGTGCGTGGGCTCCAGTCCGGCCGACTTGTCGGCGATCGGCTCCGCCAGACCGCCCTTCGTACGGGCCGGGTACCGGCCGGTGTACAGGCTGAAGCGGGTCGGGGAGCAGGTGGCGGAGCCGGAGTAGGCGTCCGTGAAGCGGACCCCCTCGCGGGCGAGGCGGTCCAGGTTCGGGGTCTTGATGTGCGGGGACCCGTACGAGGACAGATCGGCCCAGCCGAGGTCGTCGCCCAGGATGAACAGGATGTTCGGGCGCCGCGAGTGGCGGCCCCGCGCGGCGCGGAACGCGCGCTCCCGAGGGGCCGCACCAGGGGCCTCGGCGGCGTGCGCCGGACCGGCGCCCAGGCCCGCGGCGGCGGCCGCCGCGGTCGCTCCGACGGCACCTCCGAAGGCACGGCGGGACAGCTTGCTGTTGGACGAAGACACGAATACTCCAGGACAGGGCTCGGCAGCCTACGCCCCGGGCGCGCACGGGACGGCGCGCGGCACGGCGGAGCGGGGCACGGCGGAGCGAAATCAGGAAAAGGGAGGAAGAGTTGTGACTACGCGCAGCGGCGACAGATGGCGCTCGCGACACGGACCAGGTCCACGTGTCGGCGCTCTACGAGGGTGACGGCACGGTCACCGAGGGGCTGCATGGGGCGAGAGCCTGTACGAATGCCCTCGTAGATGTCAACAAAAGATCCGAATACCGAGACGGAGGCATCCGGTCACCCTCTGTGCTGTGACATTTCCCGGCCTTCCCCAATTCGGACCAGTGGTCGATCTCGCCTACACTCGGGAACGTGCCTCGTGGTGATGGACGACTCAACCACGACCTGCTCCCCGGCGAGAAGGGCCCCCAGGACGCTTGCGGCGTCTTCGGTGTCTGGGCTCCGGGTGAAGAGGTCGCCAAGCTCACCTACTTCGGACTGTATGCACTGCAGCACCGCGGACAAGAGTCCGCGGGAATCGCTGTGAGCAACGGTTCCCAGATCCTCGTCTTCAAGGACATGGGCCTCGTTTCCCAGGTCTTCGACGAAACCTCCCTCGGTTCGCTCCAGGGTCATATCGCGGTCGGTCACGCCCGCTACTCGACCACCGGAGCGTCCGTCTGGGAGAACGCTCAGCCCACTTTCAGGGCGACCGCCCACGGCTCGATCGCCCTGGGTCACAACGGCAACCTGGTGAACACCGCCGAGCTCGCCGAGATGGTCGCCGACCTCCCCCGTCAGGACGGCCGCGCCACCCAGGTGGCGGCCACCAACGACACCGACCTGGTGACCGCCCTCCTCGCCGGCCAGACCGACGACGACGGCACGCCCCTGACCATCGAGGAGTCGGCCGCCAAGGTCCTCCCCCAGGTCAAGGGCGCCTTCTCGCTGGTGTTCATGGACGAGGGAACCCTCTACACCGCCCGTGACCCGCAGGGCATCCGCCCGCTGGTCCTCGGCCGCCTGGAGCGCGGCTGGGTGGTCGCGAGCGAGACCGCCGCACTCGACATCGTGGGCGCCAGCTTCGTCCGCGAGGTCGAGCCGGGCGAGCTCATCGCGATCGACGAGAACGGCCTGCGCACCTCGCGCTTCGCAGAAGCGAAGCCCAAGGGCTGTGTGTTCGAGTACGTCTACCTGGCGCGCCCGGACACCGACATCGCCGGCCGCAACGTCTACCTCTCGCGCGTCGAGATGGGCCGGCGCCTCGCCAAGGAAGCCCCGGTCGACGCCGACCTGGTGATAGCGACGCCGGAATCCGGCACGCCCGCCGCCGTCGGCTACGCCGAGGCCAGCGGGATCCCGTACGGCTCCGGCCTGGTCAAGAACGCCTACGTCGGCCGGACCTTCATC is part of the Streptomyces katrae genome and harbors:
- the purF gene encoding amidophosphoribosyltransferase, whose amino-acid sequence is MPRGDGRLNHDLLPGEKGPQDACGVFGVWAPGEEVAKLTYFGLYALQHRGQESAGIAVSNGSQILVFKDMGLVSQVFDETSLGSLQGHIAVGHARYSTTGASVWENAQPTFRATAHGSIALGHNGNLVNTAELAEMVADLPRQDGRATQVAATNDTDLVTALLAGQTDDDGTPLTIEESAAKVLPQVKGAFSLVFMDEGTLYTARDPQGIRPLVLGRLERGWVVASETAALDIVGASFVREVEPGELIAIDENGLRTSRFAEAKPKGCVFEYVYLARPDTDIAGRNVYLSRVEMGRRLAKEAPVDADLVIATPESGTPAAVGYAEASGIPYGSGLVKNAYVGRTFIQPSQTIRQLGIRLKLNPLKEVIRGKRLVVVDDSIVRGNTQRALVKMLREAGAAEVHIRISSPPVKWPCFFGIDFATRAELIANGMTVDEIATSLGADSLSYISLDAMIEATTIQKPNLCRACFDGEYPMELPDPQLLGKQLLENELAGGTDAADALRRP